TGTAACTATGAAAAGGCTAAAAACCATTGCTCCCCATAATTTTTAATGTGACCCCAAATAAGGTGAGGTGCACAGCGAAAATAGCATAGAGCACAGGGCCCACTAATGCGGGCATGTATTTCTAATGGGGTCTATTTGGGTTTTCACAAATGGATTTTTCGTTGGAACTACCAGCTCTTCTCTTCAAGATTGAGAGCATACATGATATTACTCTAGAAGAAAGCGACAAACAATCCACTCACCGAAATCACACTCAAAACAAGGGTAACCATGATGGCCATGGATACCAAATCGGGGCGACAATTATATTGTTTGGCAAAAACAGCTGTTAAAATGGCCGATGGTAATGCGGTTTCAATAAATACGATTTCGCGCATCATACTGGTAAACTCAGGTGAATTGGTGAGGACAACCGCTAAAACAGGTTTTAGAATAAGTTTTAATAGGACAGCAATGGCCATAAACAAAAAAACATGACTCATCCTTTTGAATTCAATGATTAAACCGATAGTAAATCCTACCAATAAAAAGTTAGCAGCACCTACAATACTTAAAAAATTAGTGGCTGTTTTAAAGGCAAACGAAGTCTGATTTATGGGTAAAAAAGACATTCCGAAACCAAAAACTAGAGCGAAAAAAATGGGGGAGGCAAAAAACTGTTTAACTGATCTTGAAATGGCACTTCCTTTTACTGCGGCATCCCCGTAAATCATGGCAATAAGTGGGCCTAATATAAACAGGAGAAGGCCAACCCCAAACTCACTGGTGACCACTGCCTCTTCTATAGCCATGGCATTACCAGGGAAAATTTGTTGTATTAATGGATAGCCAAGCATGGAGGTCATCCCAAAAGCAGATACTAGCATTAGCGCTCCTTTCTCTCCAGAATTAAACTTAAATAAGCTTGCTATCAACCAAGCCAAACCAAGAATCAACAATTCAATGGTCGCCATTATCAAAGCCATCCATAAGAATTCCACATTGAAAGTATGGAGAGCAAGAGTTGAAAAAATGATTGCGGGAAGCGTCACTTTTAATACAATATTAGCGAAAAACTTACTGTCCTCCTTCTTTAATATTTTAAATTTTTTGAGTATTGTGGTAAGGAAGATAATGGCAATAATCACCAAGACCCCTTCTAATAAACTTGTAGTTTCATTCATATGGTAAAGATAGGAAATTGTCAAAACTGTTTTTTTGGACAACAACTAAATTAGCTCAAAGGAGAACAAGAAACATCCTTAACTAATATTCTGAAAATATGTGGTCATTTATGGATGAATATGGGTTTGAAAAAAGTATCATTATATGGAAAAGTCTGAAATTTATGAGAACTTTGATTAAACACAACAGACCGGTATAAAACCAGCCTGTTAAAAAATATATGATAATTTACTCCTCTTTTACTTCACAATAAGTTTTTCAATCTGGTAAAAATCATTGCTAAATTGAATTTTTACCATATAAATACCGCTGTTTAAGACCGAAACATCAACTTCAGAATTATTATTTGAAAGATACTCTTTTTTTACTACTTGTCTTGCACCATTCAATATCACAAAACTTTCTGCTTGATCGGTATTATGAAGGGTAATTTTCAGCTTATGAACAGATACAGGGTTAGGATATATTGAAAATCCTTGTAAAATATTTACGCCATTTTTTTGGCACCACCTTCAGCACTTAGATTTTGAGGGGGATTATTTATTAATGTGCTTTATCCATTTTGACCAAATGTTGTAGCAACCATAATAAGCAGCCCAATAAGTATTAGTAGGCCAATAATTAATGTTTTTTTATTAAACTTATCCATATTTGTTTTTACTTAAATTTCTATATAAACATTTCGTGATCAGCAGCAAAAGTAAGTATGCAAATAATAATAACAGTCTCATCTTATCAATTGAGACCTGGTTTATAAACATTATGGGTCTTTACACGTCGGTTGAGACCATTATATAAGCCTACAAAATAATTCTTGTAGCATTTATTTGTGTTTTTTCGCAATATATTAATGTAGAAATTATCCTAGCAAACAAGAAAGATAAATTATTTAAAAAAAACAATTATTGATAGAGTAATTCCGTCAAACCATACAATAATTAGTATTCTTATTTAAGGCTTAGAAAAAACTAAATCAAACAAGCTTTCCTTAAATAAAATTAGTTAGATTTGTATACCTGTTTTAAATACAAAAAGAATACGTAATCATCTATGAATCAAATTATTCAAACATTATTATACCTAGGTTCTATTCAGGGATTTTTACTTAGTATATTTTTGTTTTCCATAAAGGCAAATATAGTTTCGAATAGATTATTAGGCTTATTAACACTAATATGGGGTATTATTATAGCAGCATTTGCACTCCAAGAGGAGGGGATGTATGTTCGATTTCCTCATTTACTTAAAGTATTTGATCAACTCCTCTTTGTTATATTTCCACTTTTATATTTGCAGGTAAAATATTTGATTTCCAATTATAAGCGATTTAACCCGAAAGACCTAATCCACTTTTCGCCTTGGTTAATCATCATATTACTGAATTCGGAATTTTACTTAAGTAATGGTGAAGAAAAATTCTTTTTACTCAATAATATGAGTTCTTACTATGAGCTTCTTCATATTGCCAGCAGTGAAATTGTTGCGATTCAAGGCGTTATTTATTCAATTCTCGCATTAAGACTATTATCAAATTACCAATATCAAATAAAAGATTATCAATCTAATGTGGATAAGATGATCCTGAAAATTCAATATATCGGTATCTCCCTAAGCCTTTTTGCCTGGTTAATTGGTATTATTGGTATCCATCTCGAATTCTTCAATATTAATATAGGCGTCGATCTTTTTAATTTCGTTTACTTAACTCTTGTATTAATTATCTATGTCATTAGTTATTCTGCTATTAAATCGCCAGAGATATACAAACTTGATGTAAACCAAATCAATCTAGGCTCAAATAGTAATCCTCACAAACCTGTCAAAGGTAAAGGGAAGCCATTTGTAAATGATGTTATTTCTGAAATAAAAAATAAAAATGTAGTTGAAGAGCTCGAAGATCCTATCATTGAAGAGATAAATACAAACCTCCTTAGTTATTTTGAAAAAGAAAAACCCTATTTAAACCCAGAACTGAGCCTTCAGGAACTTGCTGATGATCTAGATGTAAAACGATATCAATTGTCAAATATTATTAATCAAAAACACCAAAAAAACTTTTATGAGTTTGTAAATCAATTTAGGGTTGAAGAAGTTAAAAAGATGATGATCGACCCTCAAAATAAGCATCTAAAATTGATCAGTTTAGCCTATGATGCAGGATTCAATTCTAAGGCCAGCTTTAACA
This portion of the Lentimicrobium sp. L6 genome encodes:
- a CDS encoding T9SS type A sorting domain-containing protein; the encoded protein is MLQGFSIYPNPVSVHKLKITLHNTDQAESFVILNGARQVVKKEYLSNNNSEVDVSVLNSGIYMVKIQFSNDFYQIEKLIVK
- a CDS encoding AraC family transcriptional regulator; this translates as MNQIIQTLLYLGSIQGFLLSIFLFSIKANIVSNRLLGLLTLIWGIIIAAFALQEEGMYVRFPHLLKVFDQLLFVIFPLLYLQVKYLISNYKRFNPKDLIHFSPWLIIILLNSEFYLSNGEEKFFLLNNMSSYYELLHIASSEIVAIQGVIYSILALRLLSNYQYQIKDYQSNVDKMILKIQYIGISLSLFAWLIGIIGIHLEFFNINIGVDLFNFVYLTLVLIIYVISYSAIKSPEIYKLDVNQINLGSNSNPHKPVKGKGKPFVNDVISEIKNKNVVEELEDPIIEEINTNLLSYFEKEKPYLNPELSLQELADDLDVKRYQLSNIINQKHQKNFYEFVNQFRVEEVKKMMIDPQNKHLKLISLAYDAGFNSKASFNRIFKQTTSMTPSQFIIDHQTNSLV
- a CDS encoding AEC family transporter, with the translated sequence MNETTSLLEGVLVIIAIIFLTTILKKFKILKKEDSKFFANIVLKVTLPAIIFSTLALHTFNVEFLWMALIMATIELLILGLAWLIASLFKFNSGEKGALMLVSAFGMTSMLGYPLIQQIFPGNAMAIEEAVVTSEFGVGLLLFILGPLIAMIYGDAAVKGSAISRSVKQFFASPIFFALVFGFGMSFLPINQTSFAFKTATNFLSIVGAANFLLVGFTIGLIIEFKRMSHVFLFMAIAVLLKLILKPVLAVVLTNSPEFTSMMREIVFIETALPSAILTAVFAKQYNCRPDLVSMAIMVTLVLSVISVSGLFVAFF